One part of the Mycobacterium marinum genome encodes these proteins:
- the infB gene encoding translation initiation factor IF-2, with amino-acid sequence MAGKARVHELAKELGVTSKEVLARLSEQGEFVKSASSTVEAPVARRLRESFGGGKSAPAKGSDTGAAKGVAKAPQKVPGANPAAKAADKSLDAALDKAVGNGAPAPVPAPAPTATPTPAPAPAPVQPADSGVAPPAATPAAPAASAAPAPPKAPLPGQRPAPTPGKPAAPQAPHPGMAPGARPGPVPKPGVRTPRVGNNPFSSAQPVDRPIPRPQAPRPGAPRPGAPRPGGASPGNMPPRPGGASGGPRPPRTGAPRPGGGRPGGPGGGRSDGGGGNYRGGGGGVGAAPGGGFRGRPGGGGGGGRPGQRGGAAGAFGRPGGAPRRGRKSKRAKRAEYENMQAPVVGGVRLPHGNGETIRLARGASLSDFADKINANPAALVQALFNLGEMVTATQSVGDETLELLGSEMNYNVQVVSPEDEDRELLESFDLTYGEDSGDESELQTRPPVVTVMGHVDHGKTRLLDTIRKANVREGEAGGITQHIGAYQVSVDHDGTERLITFIDTPGHEAFTAMRARGAKATDIAILVVAADDGVMPQTVEAINHAQAADVPIVVAVNKIDKEGADPAKIRGQLTEYGLVAEDFGGDTMFVDISAKQGTNIEALEEAVLLTADAALDLRANPDMEAQGVAIEAHLDRGRGPVATVLVQRGTLRVGDSVVAGDAYGRVRRMVDEHGEDVEEALPSRPVQVIGFTSVPGAGDNFLVVDEDRIARQIADRRSARKRNALAARSRKRISLEDLDSALKETSQLNLILKGDNAGTVEALEEALMGIEVDDEVALRVIDRGVGGITETNVNLASASDAIIIGFNVRAEGKATELANREGVEIRYYSVIYQAIDEIEKALRGMLKPIYEEVELGRAEIRALFRSSKVGLIAGCMISSGVVRRNAKARLLRDNIVVVENLSIHSLRREKDDVTEVREGFECGMTLGYSDLKEGDFIESYELVQKDRS; translated from the coding sequence GTGGCAGGTAAGGCCCGCGTACACGAGTTGGCTAAGGAACTCGGTGTAACCAGCAAAGAAGTGCTCGCCCGGCTGAGTGAACAGGGCGAATTCGTCAAGTCGGCCTCGTCGACGGTGGAAGCTCCCGTGGCCCGCAGGCTGCGTGAATCGTTCGGTGGCGGTAAGTCGGCGCCGGCGAAAGGCTCCGACACGGGTGCCGCCAAAGGTGTGGCCAAGGCCCCGCAGAAGGTGCCGGGTGCCAACCCCGCGGCCAAGGCTGCGGACAAGTCTCTGGACGCCGCTCTGGACAAGGCAGTAGGCAACGGTGCCCCGGCGCCCGTTCCGGCCCCCGCGCCGACGGCTACGCCTACGCCTGCGCCCGCGCCTGCGCCCGTGCAACCCGCGGACTCCGGTGTGGCACCGCCGGCCGCGACGCCGGCGGCCCCCGCTGCTTCGGCAGCGCCCGCGCCGCCGAAGGCGCCGCTTCCCGGGCAACGGCCTGCGCCGACACCGGGCAAGCCGGCCGCTCCGCAAGCGCCTCACCCGGGCATGGCTCCGGGGGCACGGCCGGGTCCGGTGCCCAAGCCGGGAGTTCGTACTCCCCGCGTCGGCAACAACCCGTTCTCCTCGGCGCAGCCGGTTGATCGGCCCATTCCGCGCCCGCAGGCGCCGCGTCCCGGGGCGCCGCGCCCAGGGGCGCCTCGCCCCGGTGGCGCTTCTCCCGGCAACATGCCTCCGCGTCCCGGCGGCGCTTCCGGTGGGCCTCGCCCACCGCGTACCGGCGCGCCGCGGCCCGGTGGTGGTCGTCCTGGTGGGCCAGGTGGCGGCCGGTCAGATGGTGGCGGCGGTAACTACCGCGGCGGAGGCGGCGGCGTTGGCGCCGCACCTGGAGGCGGCTTCCGCGGCCGTCCCGGTGGCGGTGGTGGCGGTGGCCGTCCCGGCCAGCGCGGCGGTGCGGCCGGTGCTTTCGGCCGTCCCGGCGGCGCGCCCCGGCGCGGCCGTAAGTCCAAGCGGGCCAAACGCGCCGAGTACGAGAACATGCAGGCGCCGGTCGTCGGCGGTGTGCGGTTGCCGCACGGCAACGGTGAAACCATCCGGCTGGCGCGCGGAGCATCGCTCTCCGACTTCGCGGACAAGATCAACGCCAACCCGGCGGCACTGGTTCAGGCGCTGTTCAACCTCGGCGAGATGGTCACGGCCACCCAGTCGGTCGGCGACGAGACCCTCGAGCTGCTCGGCAGCGAGATGAACTACAACGTCCAGGTGGTCAGTCCCGAGGACGAGGACCGCGAGCTGCTGGAATCCTTCGATCTGACCTACGGCGAAGACTCCGGCGACGAGTCCGAGTTGCAGACCCGACCGCCGGTAGTCACGGTGATGGGTCACGTCGACCACGGCAAGACCCGACTGCTGGACACCATCCGCAAGGCCAACGTCCGCGAGGGCGAGGCCGGTGGCATCACCCAGCACATCGGTGCCTACCAGGTCAGCGTGGACCACGATGGCACCGAGCGGTTGATCACCTTCATTGACACCCCCGGTCACGAGGCGTTCACCGCCATGCGTGCCCGTGGTGCCAAGGCCACCGACATCGCCATCCTGGTGGTCGCCGCCGACGACGGTGTGATGCCGCAGACGGTTGAGGCCATCAACCACGCACAGGCCGCAGACGTGCCGATCGTGGTGGCGGTCAACAAGATCGACAAGGAGGGCGCCGACCCGGCCAAGATCCGCGGTCAGCTCACCGAATACGGTTTGGTCGCTGAGGATTTCGGTGGCGACACGATGTTTGTCGACATCTCGGCCAAGCAAGGCACCAACATCGAGGCGCTCGAGGAGGCGGTGCTGCTTACCGCCGACGCGGCCCTGGATCTGCGGGCCAACCCCGACATGGAGGCCCAGGGTGTGGCGATCGAAGCGCACCTGGACCGTGGTCGTGGCCCGGTGGCCACCGTGCTGGTGCAACGCGGCACGCTGCGGGTCGGCGACTCGGTGGTCGCCGGCGACGCCTACGGCCGCGTGCGCCGGATGGTCGACGAGCACGGCGAGGACGTGGAAGAGGCGCTACCGTCGCGTCCGGTCCAGGTGATCGGCTTCACCTCGGTCCCCGGTGCCGGTGACAACTTCCTGGTCGTGGACGAGGACCGGATCGCCCGCCAAATCGCCGACCGGCGCAGCGCTCGCAAGCGCAACGCGTTGGCGGCGCGCAGTCGCAAGCGGATCAGCCTGGAAGATCTGGATTCGGCGCTGAAGGAAACCAGCCAGCTCAACCTGATCCTCAAGGGCGACAACGCCGGTACTGTCGAGGCGCTGGAAGAGGCCCTGATGGGTATCGAGGTCGACGACGAGGTGGCCCTGCGTGTCATCGACCGCGGTGTCGGTGGCATCACCGAGACCAACGTCAACCTGGCGTCGGCTTCGGATGCGATCATCATCGGTTTCAACGTGCGTGCCGAGGGCAAGGCCACCGAGCTGGCCAACCGCGAAGGTGTGGAGATTCGCTACTACTCGGTCATCTACCAGGCGATTGATGAGATCGAGAAGGCCCTGCGCGGCATGCTCAAGCCGATCTACGAAGAGGTCGAGCTCGGGCGCGCAGAGATCCGGGCGCTGTTCCGGTCCTCGAAGGTCGGCCTCATCGCGGGCTGCATGATCAGCTCCGGTGTGGTTCGCCGCAATGCGAAGGCCCGGTTGTTGCGAGACAACATCGTGGTCGTCGAGAACCTCTCGATTCACTCGTTGCGTCGGGAGAAGGACGACGTGACCGAGGTCCGCGAGGGATTCGAGTGCGGTATGACGCTGGGCTACTCCGACCTCAAAGAGGGCGACTTCATCGAGTCCTACGAGCTGGTCCAGAAAGACCGCTCCTGA
- the rbfA gene encoding 30S ribosome-binding factor RbfA: MADPARARRLAKRITTIVASAIEYEIKDPGLVGVTITDAKVTADLHDATVYYTVMGPTLDDEPDYAAAAAALERAKGVLRTKVGAGTGVRFTPTLTFTRDVTSDTVHRMDELLARARAADADLARVRIGAKPAGEADPYRDSGSADEPSDAGGLVIRTSDGLEAENTGDDYQAED, encoded by the coding sequence ATGGCTGACCCGGCGCGAGCGCGCCGGCTGGCCAAACGGATCACCACGATCGTCGCGTCGGCGATCGAGTACGAGATCAAGGATCCGGGGCTGGTCGGGGTGACCATCACCGACGCCAAGGTGACGGCCGATCTGCACGATGCGACGGTGTACTACACCGTGATGGGGCCGACGTTGGACGATGAGCCGGACTACGCGGCCGCCGCGGCGGCACTGGAACGGGCCAAGGGGGTGTTGCGCACCAAGGTCGGAGCCGGCACTGGCGTGCGTTTCACCCCGACCCTGACGTTCACCCGGGACGTCACGTCCGACACCGTGCATCGGATGGACGAGTTGTTGGCCCGTGCCCGCGCCGCCGACGCAGATCTGGCGCGGGTGCGAATCGGTGCCAAGCCGGCGGGGGAGGCCGATCCCTACCGCGACAGCGGATCGGCCGACGAACCGTCGGATGCCGGGGGACTGGTCATTCGAACTAGCGACGGGCTCGAGGCTGAGAACACCGGTGACGACTACCAAGCCGAAGATTGA
- a CDS encoding DHH family phosphoesterase encodes MRCPGVRVDAVGAAELLSAADSIAVIAHVHPDADTIGAGLALALVLDGCGKQVEVSFAAPATLPESLASLPGCALLVDADEMRRDVDLVVTVDVPSIKRLGGLSDLADPGRSVLVIDHHASNAEFGTANFIDCSADSTTMMVAEILDAWGKPIGLDVAHCIYAGLTTDTGSFRWASPRGLRLAARLVDIGVDNAAISRSLMDTHPFMWLPMLSRVLGSAQLLPEAVAGRGLVYAVVEHQEFARARAEEVESIVDIVRTTRQAEVAVVFKEVDPQQWSVSMRAKKDIDLSVVASAFGGGGHLLAAGYSTTGSIDDVVASLLAALG; translated from the coding sequence ATGCGATGTCCGGGGGTGCGCGTCGACGCCGTCGGCGCGGCCGAGCTGCTTTCGGCCGCCGACAGCATTGCGGTAATCGCCCATGTCCACCCCGACGCCGACACGATCGGCGCGGGACTGGCCCTGGCGTTGGTGTTGGACGGGTGCGGCAAGCAGGTCGAGGTGAGTTTCGCCGCCCCCGCCACGCTGCCTGAGTCGTTGGCGTCGCTGCCCGGTTGCGCCCTGCTTGTCGATGCCGACGAGATGCGCCGCGACGTCGACTTGGTGGTGACCGTCGACGTCCCCAGCATCAAGCGTCTCGGTGGGCTCAGTGACCTGGCCGATCCGGGCCGCAGCGTGCTGGTCATCGATCACCACGCGTCCAACGCCGAGTTCGGCACGGCCAACTTCATCGATTGCTCGGCCGACTCGACCACCATGATGGTGGCCGAGATTCTCGATGCGTGGGGCAAACCGATCGGTCTGGACGTCGCGCACTGCATCTATGCCGGTCTCACCACCGACACCGGGTCGTTTAGGTGGGCGAGTCCGCGCGGCCTGCGGCTGGCGGCCCGGCTGGTGGACATCGGCGTGGACAACGCCGCGATCAGCCGATCGCTGATGGATACCCACCCGTTCATGTGGTTGCCGATGCTCTCCCGGGTGCTCGGCTCGGCGCAGCTGCTGCCCGAGGCGGTAGCCGGTCGGGGATTGGTCTACGCGGTCGTCGAGCACCAGGAGTTTGCGCGGGCGCGCGCCGAAGAGGTGGAGAGCATCGTCGACATCGTGCGCACCACCCGGCAGGCCGAGGTCGCGGTCGTTTTCAAAGAGGTCGACCCCCAGCAGTGGTCGGTGTCGATGCGGGCCAAGAAGGACATCGATTTGAGCGTGGTCGCCTCAGCGTTCGGTGGTGGGGGCCACCTACTGGCGGCGGGGTATTCGACCACCGGCTCGATCGATGACGTCGTGGCGTCGCTGCTCGCAGCGCTGGGCTGA
- a CDS encoding MATE family efflux transporter gives MGPDAVRPDAGGRKIAALALPALGVLAAEPLYLLFDTAVIGRLGALALAGLAIGSLVLGLVGSQATFLSYGTTARSARHYGAGDRVAAVAEGVQATWLAVALGLLTILVVQIAAVPLVSVIAGARAGSGDIAGAALPWLRIAILGTPAILISLAGNGWMRGVQDTVRPLRYVVAGFGLSALLCPLLVYGWLGLPRMELAGSAVANLVGQWLAALLFGGALLAERVSLRPDRHILREQLVLARDLIVRTMAFQACFISAAAVAARFGAAALAAHQVVLQLWGFFALVLDSLAIAAQSLVGAALGAGDAANAKWVAWRVTVFSLLAAGMLAAALALGAPVLPALFTDDAAVLAAVTVPWWFLVAQLPFAGIVFALDGVLLGAGDAAFMRTATVVSALAGFLPLTWLSLVYGWGLAGIWSGLATFIVLRLIFVGWRAMSGRWALTGTA, from the coding sequence ATGGGGCCCGACGCCGTGCGGCCCGACGCCGGCGGCCGCAAGATCGCAGCGCTGGCGTTGCCCGCGCTGGGTGTGCTGGCCGCGGAGCCGCTGTATCTGTTGTTCGATACCGCAGTGATAGGTCGGCTTGGGGCTTTGGCCCTGGCGGGTCTGGCCATCGGCAGTCTGGTTCTGGGCCTGGTCGGTTCCCAGGCGACGTTTTTGTCCTACGGCACGACGGCGCGTTCGGCGCGCCACTACGGGGCGGGCGACCGGGTGGCGGCGGTCGCCGAAGGCGTGCAGGCGACCTGGTTGGCGGTGGCGCTCGGGCTGTTGACCATCCTCGTGGTGCAGATCGCCGCGGTGCCCCTGGTGTCGGTGATCGCCGGGGCCCGCGCGGGTAGCGGCGATATCGCGGGGGCGGCGCTGCCCTGGCTGCGGATCGCCATTTTGGGCACGCCGGCGATCCTCATCTCGCTCGCGGGCAACGGCTGGATGCGGGGCGTGCAGGACACCGTTCGGCCGCTGCGCTACGTGGTTGCCGGTTTTGGGTTGTCGGCACTGCTGTGTCCGCTGCTGGTGTACGGCTGGCTGGGCTTGCCGCGAATGGAACTGGCCGGCTCGGCGGTGGCCAATCTGGTGGGGCAGTGGCTGGCGGCGTTGCTGTTCGGGGGCGCGCTGCTCGCCGAGCGGGTGTCGTTGCGACCCGACCGCCACATACTGCGGGAGCAATTGGTGCTGGCTCGCGATCTGATCGTGCGGACGATGGCGTTCCAGGCGTGTTTTATCTCGGCCGCGGCGGTGGCTGCCAGGTTCGGCGCTGCCGCTCTGGCTGCACACCAGGTGGTGCTGCAGCTGTGGGGCTTTTTCGCCCTGGTTCTCGATTCACTGGCCATTGCGGCCCAATCGCTGGTGGGGGCGGCGCTGGGGGCCGGGGACGCCGCAAACGCGAAGTGGGTGGCATGGCGGGTGACAGTGTTTTCGCTGCTTGCCGCGGGCATGTTGGCGGCGGCTTTGGCGCTGGGGGCCCCGGTGCTGCCCGCGCTGTTCACCGACGATGCGGCGGTGCTCGCGGCGGTCACCGTGCCGTGGTGGTTCCTTGTTGCGCAGTTACCTTTTGCCGGAATCGTTTTCGCACTCGACGGGGTGTTGTTAGGTGCTGGTGACGCCGCCTTCATGCGTACCGCGACCGTGGTCAGCGCGCTGGCGGGGTTCTTACCGCTCACCTGGCTGTCGTTGGTGTACGGCTGGGGGCTGGCGGGCATCTGGTCGGGCCTTGCCACCTTCATCGTGCTGCGGCTGATTTTCGTCGGATGGCGGGCGATGAGTGGTCGGTGGGCTTTGACGGGGACGGCTTGA
- a CDS encoding carbohydrate ABC transporter permease has protein sequence MTTTRPRRNRSWRDYALFVALVGPNLALLLLFVYRPLVDNIRLSFFDWNISDPTAEFVGLSNYIEWFSRPDTRQIVANTAIFTTAAVAGSMVLGLLLAMLLDQPLRGRNLVRSTVFAPFVISGAAVGLAAQFVFDPHFGLVQDLLHRVGVNAPDFYQDTPWALFMVTVTYVWKNLGYTCVIYLAALQGVRRDLLEAAEIDGASRWTSFRRVLLPQLRPTTFFLSITVLINSLQVFDVINVMTRGGPEGTGTTTMVYQVYLETFRNFRAGYGATIATMMFLFLLVVTYYQVRVMDRGQQQ, from the coding sequence GTGACGACGACGCGGCCACGGCGGAACCGGTCGTGGCGGGATTACGCGCTATTCGTCGCTTTGGTGGGCCCCAACCTGGCATTGTTGTTGCTGTTCGTCTACCGCCCATTGGTCGACAACATCAGGTTGTCGTTCTTTGACTGGAATATCTCCGATCCCACCGCGGAATTCGTCGGACTCTCCAACTACATCGAGTGGTTCAGTCGTCCGGACACCCGCCAGATCGTGGCCAACACGGCGATTTTCACCACCGCAGCGGTGGCCGGATCGATGGTGCTGGGACTGCTGCTGGCGATGCTGCTCGACCAACCGTTGCGCGGGCGAAACCTGGTGCGCTCAACGGTCTTCGCACCGTTTGTGATCTCGGGTGCGGCCGTCGGTCTGGCAGCCCAGTTCGTGTTCGATCCACATTTCGGTCTGGTGCAAGACTTGTTGCACCGGGTCGGGGTCAACGCTCCCGACTTCTACCAGGACACGCCCTGGGCGTTGTTCATGGTGACGGTCACCTATGTGTGGAAGAACCTCGGATACACCTGCGTGATCTATCTGGCGGCGTTGCAGGGCGTGCGTCGAGATCTATTGGAGGCCGCAGAAATCGACGGCGCGAGCCGGTGGACGAGCTTTCGGCGGGTACTGCTGCCGCAGTTGCGGCCAACCACCTTCTTCCTGTCGATTACCGTGCTGATCAACTCGCTGCAGGTGTTCGATGTAATCAACGTCATGACCCGCGGCGGACCGGAAGGAACCGGGACCACAACGATGGTGTACCAGGTGTATCTGGAGACCTTCCGAAACTTCCGCGCCGGCTACGGCGCCACCATCGCAACGATGATGTTTCTTTTCCTGTTGGTCGTCACCTACTACCAGGTGCGAGTCATGGATAGAGGGCAGCAGCAGTGA
- a CDS encoding carbohydrate ABC transporter permease, with translation MSLRPRGSRAIVRALGYVAMLLVMAVVAGPLLFVFFTSFKEQADIYSQPTNWWPPHWYPQNYWTATRQIPFWTFLRNSVIITSVLAVVKFALGVFSAFGLVFVQFPGKTPVFLLIIAALMVPNQITVISNYALIAQLGLRNTFPGIILPLAGVAFGTFLMRNHFLSLPSEVIEAARMDGARWWQLLFRVVLPMSGPTMVAFGIITVVNEWNEYLWPFLMSDDESVAPLPVGLTFLQQAEGVTNWGPVMAVTLLAMLPILVIFIGLQRRMIKGLTSGAVKG, from the coding sequence ATGTCCTTGCGCCCGCGCGGCTCGAGGGCCATCGTTCGTGCGCTCGGCTATGTCGCCATGTTGTTGGTGATGGCTGTGGTGGCCGGGCCGCTGCTGTTCGTGTTCTTCACCTCGTTCAAGGAACAGGCGGACATCTACTCACAACCGACCAACTGGTGGCCGCCGCACTGGTATCCGCAGAACTATTGGACGGCCACCCGGCAGATCCCGTTTTGGACCTTCCTGCGTAACTCGGTGATTATCACCTCGGTGCTGGCTGTGGTGAAGTTCGCCCTCGGTGTGTTCAGCGCATTCGGCTTGGTGTTTGTCCAGTTCCCGGGCAAAACCCCGGTGTTCTTGTTGATCATTGCCGCGCTGATGGTGCCCAACCAGATCACCGTCATCTCCAACTACGCGCTGATCGCTCAGCTGGGGCTGCGCAACACGTTTCCCGGCATCATCTTGCCCCTTGCCGGAGTCGCGTTCGGAACCTTCCTGATGCGCAATCACTTTTTGTCGCTGCCCAGCGAGGTCATCGAGGCCGCGCGGATGGACGGGGCGCGTTGGTGGCAACTGCTATTTCGGGTGGTGTTGCCGATGTCTGGTCCCACCATGGTGGCCTTCGGCATCATTACAGTCGTCAACGAATGGAATGAATACCTGTGGCCATTTCTGATGTCCGACGACGAATCGGTGGCGCCGCTGCCGGTGGGGCTGACCTTCCTTCAGCAGGCCGAGGGCGTGACGAACTGGGGTCCGGTGATGGCAGTGACACTGTTGGCGATGTTGCCGATCCTGGTCATCTTCATCGGATTGCAGCGGCGCATGATCAAGGGCCTCACCTCGGGTGCGGTTAAGGGTTAG
- a CDS encoding ABC transporter substrate-binding protein, protein MNSMHRRRFLSLASAAAAGVTAGCAGITNNVSIKSGPGPISFWSNHPGQSSGVEKVLIDRFQQQFPGLSVKLVDAGMDYDEVAEKFNAALIGDDVPDVVVLDDIWWFHFALSGVISPLDKLFRQIGVDTSDYVDTLLADYEFNGRHYALPYARSTPLFYYNKAVWQRAGLPDRGPNSWQEFDDWGPRLQRVVDERQWAHGWANAELISWTFQGVNWTFDGSYSDLWTLRFTDPDTIAAGNFYRDSIHTKRYAAVANNIANEFATGIMASAVASTGSLTGITQMAKFDFGAAPMPTGPGGAPGCPTGGAGLAIPTKLSDERKRNALRFIEYITNPVNTAYFSQRTGYLAVRKSAADVPSEQKYLADHPRARVAINQLPHTRPQDYARVFLPGADRIISAGLESIGLRGTNVAKTFASIERQLQIILDRQIVRKLRQHG, encoded by the coding sequence ATGAACTCCATGCATCGCAGACGGTTTCTGTCGCTGGCAAGTGCTGCCGCGGCCGGTGTGACGGCCGGATGCGCCGGGATCACCAACAACGTCTCGATCAAGTCGGGGCCCGGACCGATCTCGTTCTGGTCCAATCATCCGGGTCAATCATCCGGCGTGGAGAAGGTTCTGATCGACCGTTTTCAGCAGCAGTTTCCCGGCTTGTCGGTCAAATTGGTCGATGCCGGCATGGACTACGACGAAGTGGCGGAGAAGTTCAACGCCGCACTTATCGGCGACGACGTGCCCGATGTGGTTGTGCTGGACGATATCTGGTGGTTTCACTTTGCCTTGAGCGGCGTGATTTCCCCCCTCGATAAACTATTTCGCCAGATCGGTGTGGACACCTCTGATTATGTGGACACACTGCTGGCCGACTACGAGTTCAACGGACGGCATTACGCGTTGCCCTATGCGCGCTCGACGCCGCTGTTCTACTACAACAAGGCGGTATGGCAGCGGGCCGGATTGCCCGATCGCGGGCCGAACAGTTGGCAAGAATTCGATGACTGGGGTCCGCGGCTACAACGCGTCGTCGATGAACGGCAGTGGGCCCACGGCTGGGCCAATGCCGAATTGATCTCGTGGACGTTCCAAGGAGTGAACTGGACCTTCGATGGTTCTTACTCGGATCTGTGGACGCTGCGATTCACCGACCCCGACACCATCGCGGCCGGCAACTTTTACCGGGACAGCATCCATACCAAGCGTTATGCGGCGGTCGCCAACAACATCGCCAACGAATTCGCCACCGGAATCATGGCCTCCGCGGTCGCCTCGACCGGCTCGCTGACCGGCATTACCCAGATGGCCAAATTCGACTTTGGTGCGGCGCCCATGCCTACCGGCCCGGGCGGAGCCCCCGGATGCCCGACGGGTGGGGCGGGCCTGGCGATTCCCACCAAGCTCTCCGACGAACGCAAGCGCAACGCGCTCAGGTTCATCGAGTACATCACCAACCCGGTCAATACCGCCTATTTCAGTCAGCGCACCGGATATCTGGCGGTGCGAAAGTCGGCAGCCGATGTCCCCAGCGAACAGAAGTATCTGGCGGATCATCCGCGCGCCAGAGTTGCGATCAACCAGCTTCCCCACACCCGCCCGCAGGACTACGCGCGGGTTTTCCTGCCCGGTGCCGATCGAATCATCTCCGCCGGGCTCGAGTCCATCGGGTTGCGGGGAACAAACGTGGCAAAGACATTCGCAAGTATTGAAAGGCAGCTGCAGATCATTCTGGACCGACAGATCGTGCGAAAGCTTCGCCAGCATGGCTAA
- a CDS encoding ABC transporter ATP-binding protein, whose amino-acid sequence MAKVQYSGVTYRYPGSGAPAVNNLDLEIADGEFLVLVGPSGCGKSTILRVLAGLESVESGRITIGDTDVTDLPPRARDVAMVFQNYALYPNMTVAQNMGFALRNAGMSRADTRQRVLDVASMLELTELLDRKPSKLSGGQRQRVAMGRAIVRRPRVFCMDEPLSNLDAKLRVSTRSHISGLQRQLGTTTVYVTHDQVEAMTMGHRVAVLKDGVLQQVDTPRELYDNPVNTFVATFIGAPAMNLIEAPVADGVARLSGLVIPVPRGAADRVLIGVRPESWDVVGGDGTAALGVRVEQVEELGFESFIYATPVAQDGWSSRTRRVVIRSDRHTTVGAGDSLSIAANPQEVCFFDSRTESRIR is encoded by the coding sequence ATGGCTAAAGTGCAGTACTCCGGGGTCACCTATCGGTATCCGGGCAGTGGTGCGCCCGCTGTGAACAACCTGGACCTCGAGATCGCCGACGGCGAGTTTCTGGTGCTGGTCGGCCCTTCCGGTTGCGGCAAATCCACCATACTGCGGGTGCTGGCCGGACTGGAATCCGTTGAAAGCGGTCGTATCACTATCGGCGATACGGATGTCACCGACCTTCCGCCGCGGGCCCGCGATGTCGCGATGGTATTCCAGAACTACGCGCTTTACCCGAATATGACGGTGGCGCAGAACATGGGATTCGCGTTGCGCAATGCCGGCATGTCGCGAGCGGACACTCGGCAACGAGTTCTCGATGTTGCCAGCATGCTGGAACTGACCGAGCTGCTGGATCGTAAGCCGTCGAAGCTCTCGGGTGGACAACGCCAGCGGGTGGCGATGGGACGAGCCATCGTGCGCCGGCCGCGGGTCTTTTGCATGGACGAACCGTTGTCGAATTTGGATGCCAAGCTGCGAGTGAGCACCAGATCGCACATCTCGGGGCTGCAACGTCAGCTGGGCACCACCACCGTGTACGTCACACACGACCAGGTGGAGGCCATGACAATGGGCCATCGGGTCGCCGTACTCAAAGACGGGGTGCTGCAACAGGTTGACACGCCCCGGGAACTGTATGACAACCCGGTGAACACTTTCGTCGCCACTTTCATCGGGGCGCCGGCGATGAACCTCATCGAGGCTCCGGTCGCCGATGGGGTGGCGCGACTGTCCGGTCTGGTGATACCGGTTCCGCGCGGCGCCGCCGATCGGGTGCTGATTGGCGTCCGGCCGGAGTCCTGGGATGTGGTTGGAGGCGATGGGACCGCAGCATTGGGTGTTCGCGTCGAACAGGTCGAGGAACTGGGCTTCGAATCGTTCATCTACGCAACCCCCGTCGCCCAGGACGGGTGGTCGTCACGGACCCGGCGGGTCGTGATCCGGTCCGACCGCCACACCACCGTCGGTGCAGGGGACTCGTTGTCGATCGCGGCCAATCCGCAGGAAGTGTGCTTCTTCGATAGTCGAACCGAGTCGCGCATCCGTTGA
- a CDS encoding NAD(P)/FAD-dependent oxidoreductase gives MTDPHDVVVIGSGPAGLSSALTLARARRSVLVIDGGQPRNARSAGVHDFLTRDGCAPADLISAGHAEIAGYGGQLRQGQVVAAHRNGSMFELSITDGSTIRARKLLIASGLVDHLPDITGLAELWGTDVLYCPYCHGWEVRDQPIGVLATGPESVHQALMFRQWSPRITLFLNGAVDPSEPERARLHARQIEVVTSPVTEVVSSDGRLEAVALADGNRVALAALALLPRMVANTDFLDPLGLRLVTHPSGFGENLQTDGSGRTSVPGVYAAGNAADISAHVVNSASSGLLAAMAINADLVDEDTEQALLGVADR, from the coding sequence ATGACCGATCCCCATGACGTCGTCGTCATCGGTAGCGGTCCAGCCGGATTGAGCAGTGCGTTAACGCTCGCCCGAGCCCGAAGATCCGTCCTGGTCATCGATGGCGGGCAACCGCGCAATGCGCGGTCAGCCGGGGTCCATGATTTCTTGACCCGCGACGGTTGTGCCCCCGCGGATCTCATTTCCGCCGGTCATGCCGAAATTGCGGGTTATGGCGGCCAACTCCGCCAGGGCCAGGTCGTGGCGGCACACCGCAACGGATCGATGTTCGAGCTTTCCATCACCGACGGCAGCACGATTCGCGCACGCAAGCTGCTTATCGCTTCGGGGCTGGTGGACCATTTGCCCGACATCACCGGCCTGGCCGAGCTATGGGGCACCGATGTGCTGTATTGCCCGTACTGCCACGGGTGGGAGGTGCGAGACCAGCCGATCGGCGTCCTGGCGACCGGGCCCGAATCGGTCCATCAGGCCCTCATGTTCCGACAGTGGAGTCCGCGGATCACGCTCTTTCTCAACGGCGCAGTCGATCCGAGCGAACCCGAGCGAGCCCGGCTGCACGCCCGCCAGATCGAAGTCGTAACCTCGCCGGTCACCGAGGTTGTCAGCAGCGACGGGCGGCTAGAGGCCGTCGCGCTCGCCGACGGCAACCGCGTCGCGCTGGCAGCGCTCGCGCTGTTGCCGCGGATGGTCGCCAACACCGATTTCCTAGACCCGCTGGGGCTTCGCTTGGTGACCCACCCGTCGGGTTTCGGCGAGAATCTGCAGACCGATGGCAGCGGCCGTACCTCGGTGCCCGGCGTCTACGCCGCCGGCAACGCGGCCGACATTTCGGCTCACGTGGTCAACTCGGCGTCTTCTGGCCTGCTCGCCGCTATGGCCATCAACGCCGACCTGGTCGACGAGGACACCGAGCAAGCACTTCTGGGGGTTGCTGACCGATGA